In the Methylomonas rhizoryzae genome, one interval contains:
- a CDS encoding ATP-grasp domain-containing protein translates to MARIVIFTDDPGWHGKQLCKAFSAYGCVAEYVSLTACRLQLNGDLPVAIPGFETVLPDAAFVRGVPGGSLEEVVFYLDVLHALRILGVPVYNDAGAVERSVDKAMTSFLLKNAGIATPATWVLRERDVALAIVERELAAGRYVISKPLFGSQGEGIRRLEKSTDLFWLTSSRGIYYLQRFIECEGQGYSDKRVYVVNGKAVAGMRRRGISWLNNVARGATCQALDLDAEVADLAVRAVAALNMDYAGVDIMRGRDGCLYVIEVNSVPAWKGLQSVCGINIAETMVRDLVERCMCRKIDAD, encoded by the coding sequence TTGGCTCGAATTGTTATTTTCACCGACGATCCCGGTTGGCACGGCAAGCAATTATGCAAGGCGTTTTCCGCTTACGGCTGCGTTGCCGAATACGTGTCCCTGACGGCATGCCGTCTTCAATTGAATGGCGATTTGCCTGTCGCGATACCCGGCTTCGAGACGGTTTTACCCGATGCGGCGTTCGTGCGCGGCGTACCGGGCGGTTCCCTGGAAGAGGTCGTGTTCTATTTGGATGTTTTGCACGCGCTACGGATTTTGGGGGTGCCGGTTTATAACGACGCCGGAGCGGTCGAACGTAGCGTCGACAAAGCGATGACCAGTTTTTTATTAAAAAATGCCGGTATCGCTACCCCGGCGACATGGGTATTGCGCGAGCGCGACGTCGCGCTAGCTATCGTGGAGCGGGAATTGGCTGCAGGTCGTTACGTGATTAGTAAGCCGTTGTTCGGTTCGCAAGGCGAGGGCATTAGACGCTTGGAAAAGTCTACCGATTTGTTTTGGCTGACCAGCAGTCGCGGAATCTATTATCTGCAGCGCTTCATCGAGTGCGAGGGCCAAGGTTATTCGGATAAACGGGTGTATGTCGTTAACGGAAAGGCGGTTGCCGGTATGCGTCGGCGCGGTATTTCCTGGCTGAATAACGTGGCGCGAGGCGCTACCTGCCAGGCCTTGGATTTGGATGCGGAGGTGGCGGATTTGGCCGTCAGGGCGGTTGCGGCATTGAATATGGATTATGCCGGGGTCGACATCATGCGAGGCAGAGACGGTTGCTTATATGTGATCGAAGTCAACAGCGTTCCGGCATGGAAGGGGTTGCAGAGCGTGTGCGGCATAAATATCGCGGAGACCATGGTGCGGGATTTGGTTGAACGTTGCATGTGCAGGAAAATCGATGCTGACTAG